Proteins encoded within one genomic window of uncultured Draconibacterium sp.:
- a CDS encoding TonB-dependent receptor → MKTIFTFSFIFLSALALAQTNISGKVVTKNGEPIPGVNIYIENTYDGASSDGEGNFSFETAESGQQTLVASFIGYKTWSETIDLQNDVVLQIEMQESVNSIDAVTITAGSFAADDESRASVMKSLDVYTTPSANGDVMAAIRTMPGTQASADDGRLLVRGGDAYETSTYIDGLVASKPYYSKTPDVATRGRFAPSLFNGVQFNTGGYSAEYGQALSSVLILKSTGLPESDNTGISLMTIGAEANRTERWENTSLNISGGYTNMSLYDKVFKSNVDWEKPVESVNGTAVFRHKTNSSGMFKAYVTADYGDLAYLVPAGNDRENMKISSKGGTVYSNLSYRDCFSEKSCYRIGVSSTYQDNKLGLGINNVNTKELNIESRFAVVHDLSEGVKLTWGANETYNKYDQDYIENEGAVYNGAFDDHLLGAFIEPEIKFTKNFGIRPGLRTEYSSVINKWNVAPRFALALKTGESAQLSGAWGLYHQTPQADYLKINTDLDFEKATHYILSYQFGDNSERLFRTEAYYKKYSNLITYSVGENGLPENLQNNGSGYAAGFDIFWRDQKSIKGFDYWVTYSYIDTKRKYQYYPEKATPYFISDHNFSVVGKYWVNKINTQFGASFTAASGRPFNDPNSPKFNGERTKMYSDLSLNMSHVFYIGNQYSVLYCSVNNVLGNDNVLSYRPTNVADAQGNYSLVPVKRDMKRFVFIGLFLNF, encoded by the coding sequence ATGAAAACGATTTTTACATTTAGCTTCATTTTTCTTTCTGCGCTTGCTCTTGCGCAAACAAACATTTCAGGAAAAGTAGTTACCAAAAACGGTGAACCCATTCCGGGAGTGAACATTTATATTGAAAACACTTACGACGGAGCCAGTTCTGATGGTGAAGGAAATTTTAGTTTCGAAACAGCAGAAAGCGGACAACAAACACTGGTAGCTTCTTTTATTGGCTACAAAACCTGGAGCGAGACGATTGATCTGCAAAACGATGTGGTTCTGCAAATAGAAATGCAAGAAAGCGTAAACAGCATCGATGCCGTTACCATTACTGCAGGAAGTTTTGCCGCCGATGATGAATCGCGGGCATCGGTAATGAAATCACTTGATGTGTACACTACGCCAAGTGCCAACGGCGATGTGATGGCTGCCATTCGTACTATGCCCGGCACACAGGCTTCTGCCGACGACGGACGTTTACTGGTACGTGGTGGCGACGCCTATGAGACTTCTACTTACATCGATGGACTGGTTGCATCAAAACCATACTATTCTAAAACTCCCGATGTGGCTACCCGCGGACGATTTGCACCGTCACTGTTTAACGGCGTACAATTTAACACAGGTGGCTACTCAGCTGAATACGGACAAGCACTTTCTTCAGTTTTGATTCTGAAATCTACCGGTCTTCCTGAAAGTGATAACACTGGTATTTCGTTGATGACCATTGGCGCTGAAGCGAACCGTACCGAGCGTTGGGAAAATACCTCACTGAATATTTCGGGAGGATATACGAATATGAGTTTATACGATAAGGTTTTTAAAAGTAATGTTGACTGGGAAAAACCTGTGGAGTCGGTGAACGGGACTGCAGTTTTTCGTCATAAAACAAATTCAAGTGGCATGTTTAAAGCCTACGTTACTGCCGATTATGGCGACCTGGCTTACCTTGTTCCTGCAGGCAACGACAGAGAAAACATGAAGATCAGCAGTAAAGGCGGAACCGTTTATTCTAATCTTTCGTACCGCGACTGTTTTTCAGAAAAGTCATGCTATCGTATCGGAGTCTCTTCGACGTATCAGGATAACAAACTTGGTCTGGGAATTAACAATGTGAATACCAAAGAACTCAATATTGAATCACGGTTTGCCGTTGTGCACGATCTTTCAGAGGGAGTAAAACTAACCTGGGGAGCGAATGAGACTTATAACAAATACGATCAGGATTATATTGAAAACGAAGGTGCTGTATACAATGGTGCTTTTGACGATCACTTGCTTGGCGCCTTTATCGAGCCGGAGATCAAATTCACAAAGAACTTTGGTATCCGTCCGGGATTACGCACCGAATATTCGTCGGTGATTAATAAATGGAACGTGGCGCCACGTTTTGCCCTGGCTTTAAAAACAGGAGAAAGTGCACAATTGTCGGGGGCTTGGGGCTTGTATCATCAAACGCCGCAGGCCGACTACCTAAAAATAAATACCGATCTGGATTTTGAGAAAGCCACACATTATATTTTAAGCTATCAGTTTGGTGATAACTCGGAACGTTTGTTCCGCACTGAAGCTTACTACAAAAAATACAGCAACCTTATCACTTATTCTGTAGGAGAAAACGGATTACCTGAAAACCTGCAGAACAACGGAAGCGGTTATGCCGCAGGTTTCGATATTTTTTGGCGCGATCAAAAAAGTATAAAAGGATTCGACTACTGGGTTACCTACTCTTACATCGATACCAAACGAAAATACCAGTACTACCCTGAAAAAGCCACGCCTTATTTTATCTCCGACCATAATTTTTCGGTAGTGGGGAAATATTGGGTGAATAAAATAAACACGCAGTTTGGTGCTTCGTTTACAGCTGCCAGCGGACGTCCGTTCAATGATCCTAATTCGCCGAAGTTTAACGGCGAGCGCACAAAAATGTACTCCG
- a CDS encoding DUF4382 domain-containing protein produces MKKIGLALTTIVFGILIMVACNDSKTTNLAEGNGRVNVYLTDAPFPIDLVSQAIVTIDRVEIREQENDSTESSFITIMEDPFDIDLLTLSNGVTEQLASVELEAGTYDMMRMHVTDSKIILTDGTEFDLKIPSGSSSGLKIKVEPALTINSGETSDVLLDFDVSKSFVVKGNWEGGAINGFNFKPVVRCVLLDRAGRIEGTVTDTSDVALENTSVQLWMEVNDIEEDSLLTSAFTDEMGEYKLIGIPEGTYYITAELDNFLTDTIWNVDVLKGESTQIDFALTPEP; encoded by the coding sequence ATGAAGAAAATTGGATTAGCACTTACGACGATTGTATTTGGAATTTTAATTATGGTGGCATGTAACGACAGCAAAACCACAAATCTTGCTGAAGGAAACGGGCGAGTTAACGTGTATCTTACCGATGCTCCCTTCCCAATCGACCTGGTGTCTCAAGCCATTGTAACAATTGACAGAGTTGAAATCAGAGAACAAGAAAACGATAGCACTGAGTCTTCGTTTATTACAATTATGGAAGATCCTTTTGATATTGATCTGCTTACGCTTTCAAACGGTGTTACCGAGCAACTGGCCTCTGTTGAACTGGAAGCCGGAACTTACGACATGATGCGTATGCATGTTACGGATTCAAAGATTATTCTGACCGACGGAACAGAATTCGACCTGAAAATACCTAGCGGATCAAGCAGTGGTTTGAAAATTAAAGTAGAGCCGGCGTTGACGATCAACAGTGGAGAGACTTCAGACGTATTACTTGACTTCGATGTTAGCAAATCGTTTGTAGTTAAAGGGAACTGGGAAGGCGGAGCCATTAATGGTTTTAACTTTAAACCGGTTGTTCGCTGCGTGTTGCTCGACCGTGCCGGAAGAATTGAGGGAACAGTTACCGACACTTCGGATGTTGCCCTTGAAAATACTTCAGTACAACTTTGGATGGAAGTAAATGACATAGAAGAAGATAGTTTACTTACCTCTGCCTTTACCGATGAAATGGGCGAATATAAATTAATTGGAATTCCAGAAGGAACTTATTATATAACTGCAGAATTGGACAATTTTTTGACAGATACGATTTGGAATGTGGATGTATTAAAAGGAGAGTCAACCCAGATTGACTTTGCGTTAACCCCTGAACCTTAG
- a CDS encoding sigma-54 dependent transcriptional regulator → MEVKNIKIFVVEDDEWYRRLLVHNLSLNPDYEIQAFGTGKECLNNLHELPDVVTLDYRLPDMKGLEVLKQIKAINDDIQVILISEQDDIEVVVDLLKHGAYDYIVKSKDIRERLLNTVNNISKEFKLKDEIRSLRQEVKKKYSYEKTIVGNSPATQKIYNLIEKATRTNVTVSISGETGTGKELVAKAIHYNSSRAKQPFVPVNMAAIPNELIESELFGHEKGAFTGAAARRIGKFEEAHSGTLFLDEIAEMDISLQAKLLRALQEKEIIRIGSNKAVKIDCRIIIATNKNLLEEVKKGNFRQDLYYRFYGLPIDLPPLRDRGNDVIVLAKSFILEFCKENKLEQKQLSPSASKKLLGYPFPGNVRELKSVIELAATLADEKEITADHLLLEDAENIEGLLTEELTLREYNLRLVKRMLDKYDNKPKIVADKLDIGVATIYRMLKED, encoded by the coding sequence ATGGAAGTTAAGAATATTAAAATATTTGTTGTTGAAGATGATGAATGGTACCGTCGTTTGTTGGTGCATAATCTTTCGCTGAATCCGGATTATGAGATACAAGCTTTCGGAACAGGGAAAGAATGTTTGAATAATCTTCACGAACTTCCTGATGTTGTAACGCTGGATTACCGCCTGCCCGACATGAAAGGCCTTGAGGTATTAAAGCAGATAAAAGCAATTAACGACGATATTCAGGTTATTCTCATTTCGGAACAAGACGATATTGAAGTGGTGGTTGACCTGCTGAAACATGGTGCTTACGATTACATTGTAAAATCGAAAGACATACGCGAGCGCCTGCTGAACACCGTAAATAATATCAGCAAGGAATTCAAACTTAAAGACGAGATACGCTCGCTGCGCCAGGAGGTTAAAAAGAAATACAGTTACGAAAAAACCATTGTTGGAAACAGTCCGGCCACACAAAAAATTTACAACCTGATTGAAAAAGCCACCCGCACAAATGTTACGGTATCAATAAGTGGCGAAACCGGAACCGGAAAAGAACTCGTTGCCAAAGCGATTCACTATAATTCGTCGCGTGCCAAACAGCCTTTTGTCCCGGTAAACATGGCTGCCATTCCTAATGAGTTGATCGAGAGTGAACTTTTCGGACACGAGAAAGGCGCCTTTACAGGAGCCGCTGCCCGACGAATCGGAAAATTCGAAGAAGCCCATTCCGGCACCTTGTTTTTGGATGAAATTGCAGAGATGGACATTTCATTACAGGCAAAACTTTTGCGGGCTTTACAGGAAAAAGAGATCATCCGGATTGGAAGTAACAAAGCGGTAAAGATTGATTGTCGCATTATTATTGCCACCAACAAAAACCTGTTGGAAGAAGTAAAAAAAGGGAACTTCCGGCAAGACCTTTATTACCGTTTTTATGGACTGCCCATCGATCTTCCGCCATTGCGTGACAGAGGGAATGATGTTATCGTGCTGGCCAAAAGTTTCATTCTGGAGTTTTGTAAAGAGAATAAACTGGAGCAAAAACAACTGTCGCCTTCTGCCAGTAAAAAATTGCTGGGCTATCCTTTTCCGGGAAATGTACGCGAGTTAAAATCTGTTATTGAACTGGCCGCAACGCTTGCCGATGAAAAAGAAATTACTGCCGATCATTTACTTCTTGAGGATGCCGAGAACATTGAAGGTTTGCTAACTGAAGAACTAACGCTACGTGAATACAATCTTCGTTTGGTAAAACGCATGCTGGATAAATACGATAACAAACCCAAAATAGTTGCCGACAAATTGGATATTGGTGTTGCCACTATTTATCGAATGCTTAAAGAAGACTAA
- a CDS encoding MFS transporter codes for MHNKQVTIPGWLRWVALVAVSLTMFGSYYMYDSVAYVAKDFIELLGFTQTNIGQLYTMYSIAAVIVLFFSGVFIDKYGTRVSMVLFGAICSVAGFVTAFSDNLIVILIGRFILGFGSEPLIVALTVALAKWFKGKELGFALGMNLLIGRAGSYFVDRSNTWASSIYDMGWQPVLYLAAGVGLLCFLGGVIYYFIERWTQKRYVLGEAEETEKLDFKGLFKYSPSFWFVVILCLTFYSAIFPFRGFAPTFYQDAHGVSEQMAGKLNSVLIMATMFATPLIGLLIDKIGRRALMMFIGSIIILPVYFMFAYGNMSLYIPVTLMGISFSLIPAVMWPSVAYIVEESKLGTAYALMTLLQQLGVAAMAWLIGVTNDVSGASATNPEGYIPGMWIFSILGFVGLLFSFLLRRAETGPKGHGLEEPSGSKE; via the coding sequence ATGCACAATAAACAAGTTACAATACCAGGATGGCTGCGATGGGTAGCCCTGGTAGCCGTTAGCCTCACCATGTTTGGAAGTTACTACATGTACGACAGCGTTGCCTACGTAGCCAAAGATTTTATTGAACTGTTAGGCTTCACACAGACGAACATCGGACAATTGTACACCATGTATAGTATTGCTGCTGTTATCGTTCTCTTCTTCAGCGGCGTTTTTATCGACAAATACGGCACACGCGTTTCCATGGTATTGTTTGGCGCCATTTGCAGTGTAGCAGGTTTTGTTACCGCATTTAGCGACAATTTAATAGTTATACTGATCGGCAGATTCATTTTGGGATTTGGAAGTGAACCATTAATTGTTGCACTCACAGTTGCTTTGGCAAAATGGTTTAAAGGAAAAGAACTTGGTTTTGCACTCGGTATGAACCTGCTTATTGGTCGGGCCGGATCTTATTTTGTTGATCGCTCAAATACCTGGGCCAGCTCAATCTATGATATGGGATGGCAGCCCGTTTTATACCTTGCTGCCGGAGTCGGATTACTCTGCTTTTTAGGCGGTGTTATCTATTATTTCATTGAACGATGGACGCAAAAACGCTACGTACTTGGTGAAGCAGAAGAAACCGAGAAACTCGATTTTAAAGGCTTATTTAAATACAGTCCTTCGTTTTGGTTTGTTGTAATACTTTGTCTGACATTCTATTCGGCCATATTCCCATTCCGTGGTTTTGCACCTACATTCTACCAGGATGCGCATGGGGTATCAGAGCAAATGGCCGGCAAACTTAATAGCGTTTTAATAATGGCAACCATGTTTGCCACTCCGCTCATCGGGTTGCTGATCGACAAAATCGGGCGACGTGCGTTAATGATGTTTATCGGATCTATAATTATACTTCCGGTGTATTTTATGTTCGCCTACGGAAACATGTCGTTATACATACCCGTAACTTTAATGGGAATTTCATTTTCGCTGATACCGGCGGTTATGTGGCCTTCGGTGGCTTACATTGTTGAGGAAAGTAAATTAGGGACGGCTTACGCCTTAATGACTTTATTGCAGCAACTTGGCGTGGCAGCAATGGCATGGCTGATCGGCGTTACTAACGACGTTTCGGGCGCATCGGCAACTAATCCGGAAGGTTATATTCCCGGAATGTGGATATTCAGCATACTTGGTTTTGTTGGATTACTATTTAGTTTCTTGTTACGTCGTGCCGAAACAGGCCCAAAAGGACACGGACTGGAAGAACCAAGCGGCAGTAAAGAATAA
- a CDS encoding ATP-binding protein translates to MKRIKIEIPVILLTIVIISLLGLSGNFVYKSLSEIVNSMLSESKPDNTLILVKDVAMDLNETENMVRLYSLSNYNDYLENYRRVNESLETKFEELQSIYNADSNRQTLVDSVLILAQQKMVVWEKILNLHFTRGNEHEAFNQYVETLDTVLTVQDTIHFEEPEKRGLIKRIFGKKQEAPKPIIVDRTVEKQRLQQEIETLEKELKQRNQRMSSAEAVYMRKNFEISENLSEIITALERQEEESFLRQSQEAELLANETYERLSYFALSVFLLLILVLILFFRDLRKSRSHQKVLKKAKTNAENLARTKELFVATVSHEMRTPVNAIYGLSEQLLQQQHDEKTQEDLRVIFDSTKHLAELVNDTFDFSRLEKQNIQLIPVHFSLDDLLHKIELYNKPTSEAKNISFNIESNLENELVLFGDEGRLKQILNNLITNALKFTDKGEVKLTVTAKEQKNQMLLNFEISDTGIGIPKESQDRIFDDFVQLDTDINKKAGGTGLGLYIVKKLVDLLDGKITIESEVDKGTHFFVSVPLQKGDSEKLQQTFKSFDTPEVLKGKAVLIVDDEAFNRHLLKSIFAKWKVDFDEAENGKEAVKLAAQNNYALILMDIRMPVMNGTEAASEIKQSGHNARIISLSANSDSTNQDEKSVFDSALKKPFDEAALYNIICDTAEEKPEKENSKQEKTLMYRPDLSELKRMGNGDPEFLKEMIDLFLKTSAASMQSIDENLDNKDYDAIADLAHKLASPVKYMNVTGVYNTIKELEQLAKEGSESTIIEKKVAQLHNEIDGLNKELETLLNEKF, encoded by the coding sequence ATGAAACGAATAAAAATTGAAATACCGGTTATTCTGCTTACCATCGTAATCATCTCGTTGCTGGGATTGTCGGGGAATTTTGTATACAAAAGCTTATCCGAAATCGTCAATTCCATGCTTTCCGAATCGAAACCTGACAACACACTCATTTTGGTAAAAGATGTGGCGATGGATTTGAACGAGACAGAAAACATGGTGAGACTTTATTCGCTTAGTAACTACAACGATTACCTCGAAAATTACAGAAGGGTAAATGAGTCGCTCGAGACTAAATTTGAAGAATTACAATCCATATACAATGCAGACAGCAACCGGCAAACACTTGTTGATTCGGTACTGATTTTGGCTCAGCAAAAAATGGTTGTTTGGGAAAAGATTCTAAACCTTCATTTCACTCGCGGAAACGAGCATGAGGCTTTTAACCAATATGTTGAAACGCTCGACACTGTATTAACGGTGCAGGATACAATACATTTTGAAGAGCCGGAGAAGAGAGGTCTTATTAAACGCATTTTTGGGAAGAAGCAGGAAGCGCCAAAGCCCATAATTGTTGACCGAACTGTGGAAAAACAACGTCTGCAACAAGAAATTGAGACACTTGAAAAAGAGCTAAAGCAACGTAACCAACGAATGAGTTCGGCCGAAGCAGTTTATATGCGCAAAAACTTTGAGATCAGCGAAAATCTTTCAGAAATTATTACTGCGCTGGAACGCCAGGAAGAAGAAAGTTTTCTGCGGCAATCGCAAGAAGCGGAATTGCTGGCAAACGAAACTTACGAACGTCTGTCATACTTTGCATTGTCAGTGTTTTTGTTGTTGATATTGGTATTGATACTGTTTTTCCGTGACCTACGTAAATCGCGTTCGCACCAAAAAGTGCTAAAAAAAGCCAAAACCAACGCAGAGAATCTGGCTCGCACAAAAGAATTGTTTGTGGCCACCGTGAGTCACGAAATGCGCACCCCTGTTAATGCCATTTACGGATTGAGCGAACAGCTGCTGCAACAACAACACGACGAAAAAACACAGGAAGATCTGAGAGTAATATTCGACTCCACTAAACATTTAGCTGAACTGGTGAATGACACTTTTGATTTTTCAAGGCTAGAAAAACAAAATATTCAGTTAATACCTGTACACTTTTCACTTGACGATCTTCTACACAAAATTGAGTTGTACAACAAACCAACTTCAGAAGCTAAAAACATCAGTTTTAATATCGAGAGTAATTTAGAAAATGAGCTGGTGCTGTTTGGAGATGAAGGCCGGCTGAAACAGATATTGAACAACTTAATCACCAATGCTTTAAAATTCACTGACAAAGGAGAGGTTAAACTGACTGTTACGGCCAAAGAACAAAAAAACCAAATGCTCCTTAATTTTGAAATTTCGGACACCGGAATTGGCATACCCAAAGAAAGTCAGGACAGAATTTTTGATGATTTTGTGCAACTGGATACCGACATCAATAAAAAAGCAGGTGGAACCGGTTTGGGACTTTACATTGTAAAAAAACTGGTGGACCTGCTGGATGGCAAAATTACTATTGAAAGTGAAGTCGATAAGGGGACTCACTTTTTTGTTTCGGTTCCGCTACAAAAAGGCGACAGCGAAAAACTTCAGCAAACATTTAAAAGTTTCGACACACCTGAAGTATTAAAAGGGAAAGCTGTTCTAATTGTTGACGACGAAGCGTTCAACCGGCACTTATTAAAAAGTATTTTCGCCAAATGGAAGGTTGATTTTGATGAAGCCGAAAACGGAAAAGAAGCAGTTAAGCTAGCAGCACAAAACAACTACGCCCTAATTTTAATGGATATCCGAATGCCGGTGATGAATGGAACAGAAGCTGCAAGTGAAATCAAACAGTCGGGACATAACGCCCGAATCATTTCTTTGTCGGCAAATTCTGACTCTACGAACCAAGACGAAAAAAGTGTTTTTGACAGCGCACTGAAAAAACCTTTTGATGAAGCCGCTTTATACAATATTATTTGTGATACAGCAGAAGAAAAGCCAGAAAAAGAAAATTCAAAACAGGAAAAAACGTTAATGTACCGCCCCGATCTGAGCGAACTAAAACGAATGGGCAATGGCGATCCTGAATTCCTGAAAGAAATGATCGACCTGTTTTTAAAAACCAGTGCGGCCAGTATGCAATCGATCGACGAAAACCTGGACAATAAAGATTACGATGCCATTGCAGATCTGGCACACAAACTGGCATCGCCGGTAAAGTATATGAATGTAACCGGGGTTTACAACACCATTAAAGAGTTGGAGCAGCTTGCAAAAGAAGGCAGTGAATCAACGATTATCGAAAAAAAAGTTGCCCAGCTGCACAACGAAATTGATGGCCTTAACAAAGAACTGGAAACACTTCTCAACGAAAAGTTCTAA
- the gpmI gene encoding 2,3-bisphosphoglycerate-independent phosphoglycerate mutase, translating to MADNQKTLLMILDGWGIGDGSKSDIVSTAPTPFIDSLMEKYPHSQLLASGENVGLPDGQMGNSEVGHLNIGAGRVLYQDMVKITRAIKDKSLWQHPQILKAYNYAKDNNKKVHLIGLIGPGGVHALSSHMVALCQIATDMGLEDVFIHGLTDGRDTDPRSGYGFVENDLKALEGTVGKFASLIGRYYGMDRDNNYDRLKLAYDLYTQGKGEKSTDILASMKASYDAGVTDEFLKPVVMVDDAGEPLAKIEDEDVVICFNFRTDRLRQTTIAFTQEDKHEYDMHTMNLQWYTMTTYKADFKGINVIFEKENVTNTMGEIIEKAGKKQIRIAETEKYAHVTFFFSGGREAEFEGESRILIPSPKVPTYDHQPEMSAPEVAKAIVPKLENGEADFVCLNFANGDMVGHTGVYEAVYKAVQAVDACAKDVVTAAQKGGYDIMIIADHGNADNAVNADGSENTAHSLNPVPCIFVTEKEGIKLDNGILADVAPTLLADMGLEVPAEMTGKNLIKK from the coding sequence ATGGCTGATAATCAGAAGACTTTATTGATGATTCTCGATGGATGGGGAATCGGTGATGGATCGAAAAGTGATATTGTGTCAACTGCACCAACTCCTTTTATCGATTCGTTGATGGAAAAATACCCACACTCGCAATTGCTGGCAAGTGGCGAAAATGTTGGTTTGCCTGACGGGCAAATGGGTAACTCAGAAGTGGGTCACCTTAACATTGGTGCCGGACGTGTTTTGTACCAGGATATGGTAAAAATTACACGTGCCATTAAAGATAAGTCGTTGTGGCAGCATCCGCAAATTTTAAAAGCGTACAATTACGCAAAAGATAACAATAAGAAAGTTCACCTGATTGGTTTGATTGGCCCTGGTGGAGTTCATGCTTTAAGTTCGCACATGGTAGCGCTTTGTCAGATTGCTACTGATATGGGACTGGAAGATGTTTTCATTCACGGTTTAACTGATGGCCGTGATACCGATCCACGTTCAGGTTATGGGTTTGTTGAAAACGACCTGAAAGCGCTGGAAGGAACAGTTGGGAAATTTGCATCGTTGATTGGTCGTTACTACGGAATGGACCGCGACAATAACTACGACCGTTTGAAATTAGCTTACGATTTGTACACGCAAGGTAAAGGTGAGAAATCAACTGATATCCTGGCTTCAATGAAAGCATCTTACGACGCTGGTGTAACAGACGAATTCCTGAAGCCGGTTGTTATGGTTGACGATGCAGGAGAGCCACTGGCAAAAATCGAAGACGAAGATGTAGTAATCTGCTTTAACTTCCGTACCGACCGTTTGCGTCAGACAACTATTGCTTTTACACAAGAAGATAAGCATGAATACGACATGCACACCATGAACCTGCAATGGTACACCATGACAACTTACAAGGCCGATTTTAAAGGTATTAACGTGATCTTCGAAAAAGAGAACGTTACCAATACAATGGGTGAGATAATTGAAAAAGCAGGTAAAAAGCAAATCCGTATTGCGGAGACTGAGAAATACGCGCACGTAACATTCTTTTTCAGCGGTGGCCGCGAAGCAGAATTCGAAGGTGAAAGCCGTATTCTTATTCCTTCGCCAAAAGTTCCTACTTACGATCATCAACCGGAAATGTCGGCTCCTGAAGTAGCAAAAGCTATTGTCCCGAAACTGGAAAACGGCGAAGCTGACTTTGTTTGTTTGAACTTTGCCAACGGCGATATGGTTGGTCATACCGGTGTTTACGAAGCGGTTTACAAAGCTGTTCAGGCTGTTGATGCTTGTGCAAAAGATGTGGTTACTGCCGCACAAAAAGGTGGTTACGATATCATGATCATTGCCGACCACGGAAATGCCGACAATGCAGTTAATGCCGACGGATCAGAAAACACAGCTCACTCGCTGAATCCGGTTCCTTGTATTTTCGTAACCGAAAAAGAAGGTATTAAATTGGATAACGGTATTTTGGCCGATGTTGCTCCAACTTTGTTGGCCGACATGGGACTTGAAGTGCCTGCAGAAATGACCGGTAAAAACCTTATTAAGAAATAA
- a CDS encoding DUF3109 family protein encodes MIEIGRAIVSRDVFEKHFLCDILKCKGACCVEGDSGAPLTAEEAILIEEDYHTFEDLLPEKHKREVEKQGFSVIDSDGDLVTPLVDDRQCVYSYYNKQGILKCVIEKAHFEGKTKFRKPLSCHLFPIRITEYKRFDAINYQELDICKPGRKCGASEKLPLYKFLKEPLTVKYGADWYKELEIAAEYILSEK; translated from the coding sequence GTGATAGAGATAGGTCGTGCCATAGTAAGCCGTGATGTTTTTGAGAAACATTTCCTTTGTGATATCTTAAAATGCAAAGGCGCCTGTTGTGTTGAAGGAGATTCAGGTGCTCCACTTACTGCTGAAGAGGCTATTCTTATTGAAGAGGACTATCACACTTTTGAAGACCTGCTCCCAGAAAAACACAAGCGCGAGGTGGAGAAACAAGGTTTCTCTGTTATTGATAGCGATGGTGATTTGGTAACGCCGCTTGTTGACGACCGTCAATGTGTTTATTCCTATTATAATAAACAAGGTATTTTAAAATGTGTCATCGAGAAAGCGCATTTTGAAGGAAAAACTAAGTTTCGAAAACCTTTGTCGTGTCATTTGTTCCCCATTCGTATTACCGAATACAAACGTTTTGATGCCATAAATTACCAGGAGCTCGATATCTGTAAGCCCGGTCGTAAATGTGGTGCATCAGAAAAACTTCCTCTCTATAAATTTCTAAAAGAGCCGCTAACTGTAAAATATGGTGCCGACTGGTACAAAGAACTCGAGATTGCAGCTGAATATATTTTGTCTGAAAAATAG
- a CDS encoding DUF3109 family protein, with product MHWLLFIRITEYKRFAAVNYQELDICKPGRKCGASEKLLLYKFLKEPLTAKYGADWYRELEIAAEYILSEK from the coding sequence TTGCATTGGTTATTATTTATTCGTATTACCGAATACAAACGTTTTGCTGCCGTAAATTACCAGGAGCTCGATATCTGTAAGCCCGGTCGTAAATGCGGTGCGTCAGAAAAACTTCTTCTCTATAAATTTCTAAAAGAGCCGCTAACTGCAAAATATGGTGCCGACTGGTACAGAGAACTGGAGATTGCAGCTGAGTATATTTTGTCTGAAAAATAG